One Dermochelys coriacea isolate rDerCor1 chromosome 21, rDerCor1.pri.v4, whole genome shotgun sequence genomic window carries:
- the LOC119846363 gene encoding glutathione S-transferase 2-like: MGVTLGYWDIRGLAHAIRLLLEYTSTPYEDKQYCASGEGPDYDISQWTNEKEKLGLDFPNLPYLIDGQTKLTQSNAILRYIARKHKMAGESEEEIQRVDMLENQVMDFRLAFARICYNPDFEKLKLEYLEQLPGKLKLFSQFLGDRKWFAGEKLTYVDFLAYDVLDQHRMFTPKCLDQLKNLKDFLDRFEALEKITAYMSSGRYMKVPIFWRTAQWSNKKE, encoded by the exons atgggggtCACGCTGGGGTACTGGGACATCCGCGGG CTTGCTCACGCCATCCGACTGCTTTTGGAATACACGAGCACTCCCTATGAGGACAAGCAATACTGCGCCAGCGGGGAAG GTCCTGATTATGATATAAGCCAATGGACTAATGAGAaagagaagctgggactggatttCCCGAAC CTCCCCTATCTCATTGATGGCCAGACAAAGCTCACGCAGAGCAATGCTATCCTCCGCTACATAGCGCGCAAACACAAGATGG CTGGCGAGAGCGAGGAGGAAATACAGAGAGTGGACATGCTGGAGAACCAGGTGATGGATTTCCGCCTGGCCTTTGCAAGGATCTGCTACAACCCTGACTTT GAGAAACTGAAGCTGGAGTACTTGGAGCAGCTGCCTGGGAAGCTGAAGCTGTTCTCCCAGTTCCTGGGGGACAGGAAGTGGTTTGCTGGGGAGAAG CTCACCTATGTCGACTTCCTCGCATACGACGTCCTGGATCAGCACCGCATGTTCACGCCCAAGTGCCTGGATCAGCTGAAGAACCTGAAGGATTTTCTTGACCGATTTGAG GCCCTGGAGAAGATCACTGCCTACATGAGTTCTGGCCGCTACATGAAGGTTCCCATTTTTTGGAGAACTGCCCAGTGGAGCAACAAAAAGGAGTAG